One Helianthus annuus cultivar XRQ/B chromosome 12, HanXRQr2.0-SUNRISE, whole genome shotgun sequence genomic region harbors:
- the LOC110894405 gene encoding plasmodesmata-located protein 6, whose product MSQLSLFLSFSLCSFIFFIQSISATTPLIYGGCSQTRYTPGTPYELNVNSLFTSIVNSASASNFNNFSISPSGYAQSNNVVYGLFQCEGDLSNSDCKACVASSVSQLRAICPQAIGGIIQLEGCFVKYDNTSFFGVEDVTVVSKRCGPSIGYNSDSLNRRDAALAYLTASNGQYFRGGGSGSVQGVAQCVQDLSVSECQDCLTEASGRLRSECETSSWGDMFLGKCYIRYVDRDHHSRTNAAGDEDVDKTLALTIGVITGVILLIVFLSSLGKMCDKKGGK is encoded by the exons ATGTCCCAACTTTCTCTctttctttcattctctttatgttctttcatcttcttcatccaaTCTATATCAGCCACTACTCCCCTCATCTATGGCGGATGCTCGCAAACTCGCTACACACCGGGTACACCCTACGAGTTGAATGTCAACTCACTATTCACTTCTATAGTCAACTCAGCATCTGCCTCCAACTTCAACAACTTCAGTATCTCCCCTTCGGGATATGCACAAAGCAACAACGTTGTTTACGGTCTTTTCCAATGCGAAGGCGACCTTAGCAACTCCGATTGTAAAGCTTGTGTGGCTAGCTCAGTGAGTCAACTCAGGGCAATATGTCCTCAAGCAATTGGTGGGATCATACAATTAGAAGGATGTTTTGTGAAGTATGATAATACATCATTTTTTGGTGTTGAGGATGTTACCGTGGTGTCAAAGAGGTGTGGCCCTTCGATTGGGTATAATTCGGATTCTTTGAACCGTCGAGATGCTGCATTGGCATATCTAACGGCTTCAAATGGACAATATTTTCGCGGTGGGGGGTCCGGGAGTGTGCAAGGTGTGGCACAATGCGTACAAGATCTAAGCGTCAGCGAGTGTCAAGATTGTCTTACCGAGGCGAGTGGAAGGTTGAGATCAGAGTGTGAGACATCAAGTTGGGGCGATATGTTTCTAGGAAAATGTTACATCAGATATGTTGATCGTGATCACCACTCTAGAACTA ATGCAGCTGGTGATGAGGATGTGGATAAAACATTGGCACTCACCATTGGAGTCATAACAGGAGTTATTCTGCTAATTGTTTTCCTATCTTCCTTAGGCAAGATGTGTGACAAAAAAG GTGGTAAATAA